The Litchfieldia alkalitelluris genome has a window encoding:
- a CDS encoding thioredoxin family protein translates to MKTLESIDQYKKIINDGRVVLMFSADWCPDCRVIEPVLPEIEESFSDYSFYYVDRDQFIDLCQELDIFGIPSFVVYSFGNELGRFVSKDRKTKEEIVSFINSL, encoded by the coding sequence ATGAAAACGCTAGAAAGTATTGATCAGTATAAAAAAATTATAAATGATGGTAGAGTAGTACTTATGTTTTCTGCAGACTGGTGTCCTGATTGTCGTGTTATTGAGCCAGTTTTACCGGAAATTGAAGAAAGCTTCTCTGACTATAGTTTTTATTATGTAGACCGAGATCAATTTATTGACCTATGTCAAGAACTCGATATTTTTGGAATACCTAGCTTCGTGGTATATTCCTTTGGAAATGAATTAGGCAGATTTGTTAGTAAAGACCGAAAAACAAAAGAAGAAATCGTTTCGTTTATAAATAGTTTATAG